The following proteins are encoded in a genomic region of Drosophila miranda strain MSH22 chromosome 4, D.miranda_PacBio2.1, whole genome shotgun sequence:
- the LOC108163084 gene encoding uncharacterized protein LOC108163084 isoform X1: MFINTGKASLVYAVRLPGSGIQNLKRYTAVQPFHTSSKIQNYAAAAALPLPINVDAAETTRFSPQRSRDITCTVMMAQAPISTIDITTDNSSSASLSGSGYQDPHVQSYDCFGSISLNSVMQSNVPTPFGGMHKFSHLNMPGGQWSQEYKFTSQNLHSSHYSSLRDIARADWGSYDQNATLGTSRGVSTRRNYSTHSAPPSSETTPPPASSTTKDLPTEAKLTKKEKLKQAFKEYGTTIITFHVGISLISLGGFYILVSSGINLVPVLEFLGITSTAIAEKVATGSTFVVAYAVHKVFAPARISITLGATPFIVRFLRSKGFLKSKSNST, encoded by the exons ATGTTTATAAATACTGGCAAAGCTTCTTTGGTGTATGCAGTACGCTTACCTGGCAGCGGAATACAGAATTTAAAGAGATACACAG CCGTTCAACCTTTTCATACGAGCtctaaaatacaaaattatgccgccgctgctgctctccctctcccgatCAACGTGGATGCTGCTGAGACAACACGCTTCTCACCACAGCGCTCCAGAGACATCACTTGCACAGTAATGATGGCACAGGCGCCCATCTCAACCATCGACATTACCAcggataacagcagcagcgccagccTGTCCGGTTCAGGGTACCAGGATCCCCATGTCCAGTCGTACGACTGCTTCGGATCCATCAGCCTTAATTCGGTGATGCAGAGCAATGTTCCCACACCATTTGGAGGAATGCACAAGTTCTCGCATCTCAACATGCCTGGAGGGCAGTGGTCGCAGGAATATAAGTTTACATCGCAGAACCTCCATAGCTCCCATTACAGCTCTCTTCGTGATATCGCTCGTGCAGATTGGGGAAGCTACGATCAGAATGCAACCCTTGGAACCAGCAGAG GCGTTTCTACCCGGCGCAACTATAGTACACATTCTGCGCCACCCTCTTCCGAAACGACTCCACCGCCGGCGAGTTCAACAACAAAAGATCTCCCAACGGAAGCTAAATTGACAAAAAAAGAGAAACTGAAGCAGGCGTTCAAGGAGTATGGCACTACCATAATAACATTCCATGTGGGCATCTCTTTGATTTCGCTTGGAGGCTTCTATATACTGGTGTCCAG TGGAATAAATTTGGTGCCCGTTCTGGAATTCCTCGGAATCACCTCAACTGCGATTGCGGAGAAGGTGGCCACTGGCAGCACCTTTGTGGTGGCCTATGCCGTTCACAAAGTTTTTGCTCCTGCCAGAATAAGCATTACGTTAGGCGCCACTCCATTTATTGTCCGCTTTCTGCGCTCAAAGGGATTCCTGAAGTCAAAATCTAACAGCACTTAG
- the LOC108163668 gene encoding guanine nucleotide-binding protein subunit alpha homolog isoform X1: MCECLARPCVCVESVHVRRWLAMSRITLTTLTHAGRGINNSSSDNSNNDTRTGTLTHLMEEHQSRAGAGGATTPAGGLISDGAERLRRQGSRLQTSRFACLRCCGNFLTYLVRLRSTPEELEQRYKSKEIDKFLEKEKHTFRRQVKLLLLGAGESGKSTFLKQMRIIHGVNFDSELLREYQHVIYQNVIRGMQVLLDAREKLDISWGNDGREQDANDAKLMECNAIEALRFMEFAPLIRRLWQDRGIRRAYERRREFQISDSVSYFLDEIERLAKPDYVPTNKDILHCRKATKGVYEFCVKVQNIPFVFVDVGGQRTQRQKWTKCFDTSVTSIIFLVSSSEFDQVLAEDRKTNRLEESKNIFDTIVNNNTFKGISIILFLNKTDLLEQKVRNPETDIRWYYPQFNGNPHSLLDVQNFILQMFMSVRRSSSTSRIYHHFTTAIDTRNINVVFNSVKDTILQRNLNALMLQ, from the exons ATGTGTGAGTGTCTAGCgcgtccgtgtgtgtgtgtagaaaGTGTGCACGTCAGGCGTTGGCTAGCCATGTCCAGAATTACATTGACCACGTTAACACACGCAGGCAGAGGTatcaacaacagcagcagcgataACAGCAACAACGATACCCGCACAGGAACTCTGACACATCTTATGGAAGAGCACCAGTCGAGAGCGGGAGCAGGAGGAGCGACAACGCCTGCGGGCGGACTGATATCAGATGGTGCGGAACGACTACGACGTCAGGGCAGCCGACTGCAAACCTCGCGCTTTGCCTGCCTACGATGTTGCGGCAACTTTCTCACCTATCTGGTGCGCTTGCGCAGCACGCCCGAGGAGCTGGAACAGCGCTACAAATCCAAAGAGATTGATAAGTTTTTGGAGAAGGAGAAACATACATTTCGGCGGCAG GTAAaactgctgctgttgggtGCTGGGGAGTCTGGCAAGTCAACGTTCCTCAAGCAAATGCGGATCATACACGGCGTCAATTTTGATTCCGAACTGTTGCGCGAATACCAACATGTGATATACCAAAACGTTATAAGAG GAATGCAAGTACTGCTAGACGCTCGGGAAAAACTGGACATCTCCTGGGGAAACGATGGCCGCGAGCAGGACGCTAACGATGCCAAATTAATGGAATGCAACGCAATAGAGGCACTCAGATTCATGGAATTTGCACCGCTAATACGCCGCCTTTGGCAGGATCGCGGCATTAGAAGAGCTTACGAAAGACGGCGTGAATTTCAAATT AGCGATTCCGTTAGCTATTTCTTAGACGAAATCGAGCGGCTGGCCAAACCGGATTATGTCCCCACGAACAAAGATATATTGCACTGTCGCAAGGCAACCAAGGGTGTCTACGAGTTTTGTGTTAAAGTGCAG aaCATTCCATTTGTGTTTGTCGATGTGGGCGGCCAGCGGACGCAACGCCAGAAGTGGACAAAATGCTTTGATACATCCGTCACGTCAATTATATTCCTTGTATCTAGTTCAGAGTTCGATCAGGTTCTTGCCGAAGACAG AAAAACCAATCGCCTTGAGGAGTCAAAGAACATATTCGATACCATTGTCAACAATAACACCTTCAAAGGTATTTCAATTATATTATTTCTGAACAAAACGGATTTGCTTGAACAGAAAGTACGCAATCCAGAGACTGATATACGCTGGTACTATCCGCAATTTAATGGGAACCCGCACTCCCTTTTGGACGTCCAAAACTTCATACTGCAAATGTTCATGAGCGttcgccgcagcagcagcaccagtcGGATCTACCATCACTTCACTACTGCCATAGATACGCGGAACATCAATGTTGTGTTCAATTCGGTCAAAGATACGATATTGCAGCGTAATTTAAATGCTTTGATGCTGCAGTAG
- the LOC108163668 gene encoding guanine nucleotide-binding protein subunit alpha homolog isoform X2, whose translation MCRGINNSSSDNSNNDTRTGTLTHLMEEHQSRAGAGGATTPAGGLISDGAERLRRQGSRLQTSRFACLRCCGNFLTYLVRLRSTPEELEQRYKSKEIDKFLEKEKHTFRRQVKLLLLGAGESGKSTFLKQMRIIHGVNFDSELLREYQHVIYQNVIRGMQVLLDAREKLDISWGNDGREQDANDAKLMECNAIEALRFMEFAPLIRRLWQDRGIRRAYERRREFQISDSVSYFLDEIERLAKPDYVPTNKDILHCRKATKGVYEFCVKVQNIPFVFVDVGGQRTQRQKWTKCFDTSVTSIIFLVSSSEFDQVLAEDRKTNRLEESKNIFDTIVNNNTFKGISIILFLNKTDLLEQKVRNPETDIRWYYPQFNGNPHSLLDVQNFILQMFMSVRRSSSTSRIYHHFTTAIDTRNINVVFNSVKDTILQRNLNALMLQ comes from the exons ATGT GCAGAGGTatcaacaacagcagcagcgataACAGCAACAACGATACCCGCACAGGAACTCTGACACATCTTATGGAAGAGCACCAGTCGAGAGCGGGAGCAGGAGGAGCGACAACGCCTGCGGGCGGACTGATATCAGATGGTGCGGAACGACTACGACGTCAGGGCAGCCGACTGCAAACCTCGCGCTTTGCCTGCCTACGATGTTGCGGCAACTTTCTCACCTATCTGGTGCGCTTGCGCAGCACGCCCGAGGAGCTGGAACAGCGCTACAAATCCAAAGAGATTGATAAGTTTTTGGAGAAGGAGAAACATACATTTCGGCGGCAG GTAAaactgctgctgttgggtGCTGGGGAGTCTGGCAAGTCAACGTTCCTCAAGCAAATGCGGATCATACACGGCGTCAATTTTGATTCCGAACTGTTGCGCGAATACCAACATGTGATATACCAAAACGTTATAAGAG GAATGCAAGTACTGCTAGACGCTCGGGAAAAACTGGACATCTCCTGGGGAAACGATGGCCGCGAGCAGGACGCTAACGATGCCAAATTAATGGAATGCAACGCAATAGAGGCACTCAGATTCATGGAATTTGCACCGCTAATACGCCGCCTTTGGCAGGATCGCGGCATTAGAAGAGCTTACGAAAGACGGCGTGAATTTCAAATT AGCGATTCCGTTAGCTATTTCTTAGACGAAATCGAGCGGCTGGCCAAACCGGATTATGTCCCCACGAACAAAGATATATTGCACTGTCGCAAGGCAACCAAGGGTGTCTACGAGTTTTGTGTTAAAGTGCAG aaCATTCCATTTGTGTTTGTCGATGTGGGCGGCCAGCGGACGCAACGCCAGAAGTGGACAAAATGCTTTGATACATCCGTCACGTCAATTATATTCCTTGTATCTAGTTCAGAGTTCGATCAGGTTCTTGCCGAAGACAG AAAAACCAATCGCCTTGAGGAGTCAAAGAACATATTCGATACCATTGTCAACAATAACACCTTCAAAGGTATTTCAATTATATTATTTCTGAACAAAACGGATTTGCTTGAACAGAAAGTACGCAATCCAGAGACTGATATACGCTGGTACTATCCGCAATTTAATGGGAACCCGCACTCCCTTTTGGACGTCCAAAACTTCATACTGCAAATGTTCATGAGCGttcgccgcagcagcagcaccagtcGGATCTACCATCACTTCACTACTGCCATAGATACGCGGAACATCAATGTTGTGTTCAATTCGGTCAAAGATACGATATTGCAGCGTAATTTAAATGCTTTGATGCTGCAGTAG
- the LOC108162428 gene encoding platelet glycoprotein V-like, whose protein sequence is MKMRGIVQGSSNGAIGCKMLLIFLMVTKPIHGSALGNVLRPESEPDLEVLTCPGKCVCQLEAFNELPIARWVNHMARDYGDDSFLQQPTHTKLATCLVQSQEEWQQLRDYLPTDLQALILLYTGNVENQLAVNTSSLRPLNQLRTLEIRGTGATLIIDDPLEFLQHANFEHIRLQASDRLQRPKFSKLPSEDYEYKPPSELLPPSEYSTKYPLQFEDAASDIVTYEQHMQRLKQTRMPSFFGWGRLEVLRIVGCKLDKLHWQMFDGLTQLRDLNLERNSIEELPPFAFSGALHLKSLSLAHNALRRLHYLGLAGLLQLETLNLADNRLERLSELSFPPLPKLQKADLRSNPVRYILPGTFWVMNDTRELQMGSDQAALDLRTWFIYGQFDSLNELRTLILGNVSTETLEQGVFKGLYSLEFLKLRGKIHSIQFDVFAGMEHLRELDISQCGVSELSMDALMGVKRLKFLSLSHNNLTNIPHGLLDDQQRLEEVQLQGNQLKTLPTSFFRLPLVRVIRLDQNPWQCSCQMQYWKPYLTNVVRGPIVKRCVKDINGDPLSCRHEAPYETDRSLVPRCSNYNGRSVYYVLRKQLHCGDIQILQPPSHNRIGTRGLPLPHWRKVELQEEQFKKATPRKITHKPTKQRNTLQFVLRQQNQQPHPEPLELEISNEI, encoded by the exons ATGAAGATGAGGGGGATCGTCCAGGGCTCGTCAAATGGTGCGATAGGGTGCAAGATGCTGCTGATCTTTCTAATGGTGACGAAG CCGATACATGGATCTGCGCTGGGCAATGTTCTACGGCCTGAGTCCGAGCCGGACCTAGAAGTTCTCACTTGCCCAGGCAAATGCGTCTGTCAGTTGGAAGCATTCAACGAGCTGCCCATTGCTCGTTGGGTCAATCACATGGCCAGGGACTATGGTGATGATAGCTTCCTGCAGcagcccacacacacaaaactgGCGACGTGCCTGGTACAGTCGCAAGAGGAGTGGCAGCAGCTTCGGGATTACTTGCCAACGGATTTGCAGGCCTTGATTTTGCTCTACACGGGCAACGTGGAAAACCAACTGGCAG TAAACACCAGCAGCTTACGGCCACTCAATCAGCTAAGAACTCTCGAAATCCGTGGAACCGGAGCCACTCTAATCATCGATGATCCGCTGGAGTTCTTGCAGCATGCCAACTTTGAGCATATCAGGTTGCAGGCCAGCGATCGGCTGCAACGTCCAAAGTTCTCCAAACTACCCAGTGAGGACTATGAGTATAAGCCGCCGAGTGAGCTCCTTCCACCCAGCGAATACTCCACCAAGTACCCACTGCAATTTGAGGATGCCGCCTCTGATATTGTCACCTATGAACAGCACATGCAACGACTGAAGCAGACCAGGATGCCCAGCTTTTTTGGATGGGGCAGACTAGAAGTGCTGCGCATTGTGGGCTGTAAGCTGGACAAACTGCACTGGCAAATGTTCGATGGACTAACCCAACTGAGGGACCTCAATCTGGAGAGGAATAGCATTGAGGAGTTGCCCCCGTTCGCTTTCTCGGGAGCTCTGCACCTGAAGAGTCTCTCCTTAGCCCACAACGCCTTAAGGCGATTGCATTATCTGGGTCTGGCTGGCTTACTCCAGCTGGAGACACTCAATTTAGCTGATAATCGACTGGAGCGCCTAAGTGAATTAAGTTTTCCGCCCTTGCCAAAGTTGCAGAAGGCAGATCTGCGCAGTAATCCTGTTAGATACATCCTTCCTGGCACGTTTTGGGTGATGAACGATACGAGGGAACTTCAAATGGGCAGCGATCAGGCGGCTTTGGATCTGCGCACTTGGTTCATTTATGGACAATTTGATTCCCTTAACGAACTACGCACTCTAATACTTGGCAATGTTTCCACCGAAACGCTAGAACAGGGAGTGTTTAAG GGTCTTTATAGCCTGGAGTTTCTTAAGCTGCGTGGGAAAATCCACAGCATACAGTTTGATGTATTTGCAGGCATGGAACACCTCAGGGAACTGGACATTAGTCAGTGTGGCGTTTCAGAACTGTCCATGGATGCATTAATGGGCGTGAAGCGACTGAAGTTTCTCAGCTTGAGCCATAACAATCTTACAAATATACCCCATGGGTTGCTGGACGACCAGCAGAGGCTTGAGGAAGTCCAGCTGCAAGGAAATCAGCTAAAAACACTGCCCACGAGTTTTTTTCGGCTGCCACTTGTCCGGGTGATTCGTCTCGATCAGAATCCGTGGCAATGCAGCTGCCAGATGCAATACTGGAAACCATACTTAACCAATGTGGTACGGGGGCCTATTGTAAAGAGGTGTGTAAAAGACATAAATGGCGATCCCCTCTCGTGCAGACACGAGGCCCCCTATGAGACCGATAGGAGTCTCGTCCCCCGCTGCTCAAACTACAATGGACGCAGTGTCTACTACGTTCTCCGCAAGCAACTCCATTGCGGCGACATACAAATCCTTCAGCCGCCAAGTCACAACAGGATCGGAACAAGGGGGCTGCCGCTGCCCCACTGGCGGAAGGTCGAGCTGCAGGAGGAGCAATTCAAGAAGGCTACGCCCAGGAAAATAACACACAAGCCTACAAAGCAACGCAACACGCTGCAATTTGTGCTAAGGCAACAGAATCAGCAGCCCCACCCGGAGCCGCTCGAATTGGAGATTTCGAATGAGATTTAA
- the LOC108162429 gene encoding congested-like trachea protein isoform X1, with protein sequence MATVEKVSTERKANPAKSFITGGFGGICNVLSGHPLDTIKVRLQTMPRPAPGEQPLYKGTFDCAAKTIKNEGVRGLYKGMSAPLTGVAPIFAMCFAGYALGKRLQQRGEDARLTYSQIFVAGSFSGLFSTLIMAPGERIKVLLQTQQGQGGQRKYNGMIDCAAKLYKEGGLRSVFKGSCATMLRDLPANGLYFLVYEYIQDVVKAKSETGQINTASTIFAGGAAGMAYWILGMPADVLKSRLQSAPEGTYKHGVRSVFKDLIVKDGPLALYRGVTPIMIRAFPANAACFFGIELANKFFNAVAPQF encoded by the exons ATGGCAACCGTCGAAAAGGTGTCCACGGAGCGAAAGGCGAATCCGGCCAAATCTTTCATCACTGGCGGCTTCGGTGGGATCTGTAATGTTCTTTCTGGGCACCCGTTAGATACCATAAAG GTACGTTTGCAGACAATGCCGCGGCCGGCGCCGGGTGAGCAACCACTTTACAAAGGCACCTTTGACTGTGCTGCGAAAACCATAAAGAACGAAGGTGTTCGCGGGCTCTACAAGGGCATGTCAGCTCCGTTAACGGGTgttgcacctatttttgcCATGTGCTTTGCGGGCTATGCGTTGGGAAAACGTTTACAGCAACGGGGGGAGGACGCAAGGCTCACCTACTCACAAATTTTTGTCGCCGGTTCGTTTTCGGGGCTCTTCTCCACGCTGATTATGGCACCGGGAGAGAGAATCAAAGTCCTGCTTCAAACGCAACAGGGGCAGGGTGGCCAGCGTAAATATAATGGAATGATCGATTGCGCTGCGAAGCTTTATAAGGAAGGAGGACTGCGCAGTGTCTTCAAGGGCAGCTGCGCCACCATGCTCAGGG ATTTACCCGCCAACGGACTATACTTCCTGGTATATGAGTATATACAGGATGTGGTCAAGGCAAAATCGGAAACAGGCCAGATTAATACTGCCTCAACCATTTTTGCTGGCGGCGCTGCTGGGATGGCGTACTGGATTTTGGGCATGCCCGCTGATGTCCTAAAGAGTCGCCTGCAGTCCG CCCCTGAGGGTACTTACAAACATGGCGTTCGCAGTGTATTCAAGGACCTGATTGTCAAGGATGGTCCACTGGCCTTGTACCGAGGCGTTACGCCCATTATGATTCGCGCATTCCCAGCCAATGCGGCCTGTTTCTTCGGTATTGAGCTGGCGAACAAATTTTTCAATGCCGTGGCACCACAGTTCTAA
- the LOC108162429 gene encoding congested-like trachea protein isoform X2: protein MATVEKVSTERKANPAKSFITGGFGGICNVLSGHPLDTIKVRLQTMPRPAPGEQPLYKGTFDCAAKTIKNEGVRGLYKGMSAPLTGVAPIFAMCFAGYALGKRLQQRGEDARLTYSQIFVAGSFSGLFSTLIMAPGERIKVLLQTQQGQGGQRKYNGMIDCAAKLYKEGGLRSVFKGSCATMLRDLPANGLYFLSYEILTSEYKRRYDRPNVDLFPAILAGGMAGIFYWIGGMPADVLKSRLQSAPEGTYKHGIRSVFMDLMKNDGLLALYRGITPVMLRAFPANAATFFGIELANAFFRIVAPDF from the exons ATGGCAACCGTCGAAAAGGTGTCCACGGAGCGAAAGGCGAATCCGGCCAAATCTTTCATCACTGGCGGCTTCGGTGGGATCTGTAATGTTCTTTCTGGGCACCCGTTAGATACCATAAAG GTACGTTTGCAGACAATGCCGCGGCCGGCGCCGGGTGAGCAACCACTTTACAAAGGCACCTTTGACTGTGCTGCGAAAACCATAAAGAACGAAGGTGTTCGCGGGCTCTACAAGGGCATGTCAGCTCCGTTAACGGGTgttgcacctatttttgcCATGTGCTTTGCGGGCTATGCGTTGGGAAAACGTTTACAGCAACGGGGGGAGGACGCAAGGCTCACCTACTCACAAATTTTTGTCGCCGGTTCGTTTTCGGGGCTCTTCTCCACGCTGATTATGGCACCGGGAGAGAGAATCAAAGTCCTGCTTCAAACGCAACAGGGGCAGGGTGGCCAGCGTAAATATAATGGAATGATCGATTGCGCTGCGAAGCTTTATAAGGAAGGAGGACTGCGCAGTGTCTTCAAGGGCAGCTGCGCCACCATGCTCAGGG ATCTACCCGCTAATGGGCTATATTTTCTCAGCTACGAGATACTGACCTCTGAGTACAAGCGACGATATGACAGACCCAACGTGGATCTATTTCCGGCCATCTTAGCCGGTGGAATGGCGGGCATTTTCTATTGGATCGGGGGAATGCCAGCCGATGTGCTTAAGAGTCGATTGCAGTCAG CTCCTGAGGGGACATACAAGCATGGGATACGAAGCGTTTTCATGGATCTCATGAAAAATGACGGTCTACTGGCGCTGTACAGAGGAATTACCCCGGTAATGTTGCGCGCCTTTCCAGCGAATGCTGCCACCTTCTTTGGTATCGAGCTGGCCAATGCCTTTTTTCGTATTGTGGCCCCAGACTTTTAG
- the LOC108163083 gene encoding monocarboxylate transporter 13 — MHKEKVISTQKANSKDHKLNGAKNENSNKKVSLLNQKDDSEEYDLVPPDGGWGWLVLFGSCLTNILIPGTIKSFGVLFVEFVEEFNATPTKASWIPAICYFLYSSLGPVSSILSVKYSYRTVTLLGGASASLGMILSFWASSVEYLYISYGVLVGIGAGLSFPPTVYIVTSYFVKLRGLANGLCISGSALGSIILPPLLRWLLETYGYHGSCLIMGGITLNVFVAALFYEPVEQHMVRVPRARQALDDIPEEEDIGIVMKFENVDETATNHEQSDKQLLPYNSPPSPLYLPDDDKQQFVRSASEAVVQSYAKPGDEFQPRTRKISTPVRLPQRNQTFTPGQLNSQSSLYAVPEGRSSSKLTLRNLSRSRLSKRSPSTSSFLYISTPYHGSTLSFQPKEFSSHLSLRSVGSNGSAVDTTGQDKAQATDDTQGKTQSSQRSKFFDLSLLKDPMYLVILISNSTNAISYTNFIILLPSFGADRGFNKSLAAYLLSVVSATDLIGRIGGSALSDMGLIPKTWYFVGGLSISGLSLTLLPFASSYSTVCFWCALFGLASGIYVGITAVIMADMLGTERLTSSYGISLFINGILQLVGPPLCNYWYEAVDDYNPLFHALGLTLLAGASLWSFMPWIERRKAKAEEKLEAQIDEEAVDGY; from the exons AAATGGAGCCAAAAATGAAAATAGTAATAAAAAAG TTAGCTTACTCAACCAGAAAGATGACAGCGAGGAGTACGATCTGGTGCCGCCCGACGGTGGCTGGGGTTGGCTAGTACTGTTTGGTTCCTGCTTGACCAACATACTCATTCCTGGCACAATCAAGAGCTTCGGGGTACTCTTCGTTGAGTTTGTAGAGGAGTTTAATGCGACGCCGACAAAGGCCTCGTGGATCCCGGCAATATGCTACTTCCTCTACAGTTCGTTGG GACCTGTATCGAGTATTCTTTCTGTGAAGTATTCATATCGGACGGTCACCCTGCTGGGAGGAGCGTCAGCATCTCTGGGAATGATACTCTCCTTCTGGGCATCGTCAGTTGAGTATTTGTATATCAG CTATGGAGTCCTGGTGGGGATTGGCGCTGGGCTATCTTTTCCGCCCACAGTGTATATTGTGACGTCTTACTTTGTAAAGCTGCGCGGACTGGCCAACGGTCTGTGCATCTCGGGCAGTGCTCTGGGCAGCATTATTCTGCCGCCTCTGCTGCGCTGGCTGCTGGAGACCTATGGCTACCATGGCTCCTGTTTGATAATGGGCGGCATCACACTCAACGTTTTTGTGGCTGCCCTGTTCTACGAGCCCGTGGAACAGCACATGGTTCGAGTGCCCCGTGCTCGCCAGGCTCTAGACGACATACCCGAGGAGGAAGACATCGGAATAGTGATGAAGTTCGAGAATGTCGATGAAACGGCAACCAACCACGAGCAGTCTGACAAGCAGCTGTTGCCTTACAATTCGCCACCATCGCCGCTCTATCTGCCCGACGATGACAAGCAGCAGTTCGTGAGAAGTGCCTCGGAGGCCGTTGTCCAGAGCTACGCAAAGCCCGGCGATGAGTTCCAGCCTCGCACTAGAAAGATCAGCACGCCGGTGAGACTGCCCCAAAGAAATCAGACATTCACGCCGGGCCAACTGAATTCGCAATCATCCCTGTACGCCGTGCCCGAGGGTCGCTCCAGTTCCAAGCTCACTCTGAGGAATTTATCGCGGTCCCGACTGTCGAAGCGGTCGCCTTCGACAAGCAGCTTCTTGTACATCAGCACACCGTACCACGGCAGCACGTTGTCCTTTCAGCCAAAGGAATTCTCATCGCATTTGTCGCTGCGCTCGGTAGGCAGCAATGGATCAGCAGTGGACACAACTGGCCAAGACAAGGCCCAGGCAACTGACGACACTCAGGGAAAGACACAGTCCTCGCAGCGATCCAAGTTCTTCGACCTCAGCCTGCTTAAAGATCCCATGTACTTGGTCATATTAATCTCCAATTCGACGAATGCCATCAGTTACACAAACTTCATCATTTTGCTGCCCAGTTTTGGCGCTGACAGGGGCTTCAATAAATCGTTGGCGGCCTACCTGCTTTCTGTTGTATCCGCCACGGACCTGATTGGCCGTATTGGCGGCTCAGCTCTTTCGGACATGGGACTAATTCCCAAGACCTGGTACTTTGTGGGCGGCTTGTCCATATCGGGTCTTTCCCTCACGCTACTGCCATTTGCCTCCTCCTACAGCACGGTTTGCTTTTGGTGTGCCCTCTTTGGCCTCGCTTCCGGAATCTATGTGGGAATCACCGCGGTCATAATGGCTGACATGCTTGGCACAGAACGCCTGACATCGTCCTATGGCATCAGTCTTTTTATCAACGGCATCCTTCAGTTGGTAGGCCCGCCACTGTGCAACTACTGGTACGAGGCCGTTGACGATTACAATCCGCTCTTCCACGCCCTGGGACTAACGCTACTCGCGGGTGCCAGCCTGTGGAGTTTCATGCCATGGATAGAGCGACGCAAGGCCAAAGCTGAGGAAAAACTCGAGGCACAAATCGACGAGGAAGCTGTCGACGGTTACTGA
- the LOC108162429 gene encoding congested-like trachea protein isoform X3, whose protein sequence is MATVEKVSTERKANPAKSFITGGFGGICNVLSGHPLDTIKVRLQTMPRPAPGEQPLYKGTFDCAAKTIKNEGVRGLYKGMSAPLTGVAPIFAMCFAGYALGKRLQQRGEDARLTYSQIFVAGSFSGLFSTLIMAPGERIKVLLQTQQGQGGQRKYNGMIDCAAKLYKEGGLRSVFKGSCATMLRDGSDN, encoded by the exons ATGGCAACCGTCGAAAAGGTGTCCACGGAGCGAAAGGCGAATCCGGCCAAATCTTTCATCACTGGCGGCTTCGGTGGGATCTGTAATGTTCTTTCTGGGCACCCGTTAGATACCATAAAG GTACGTTTGCAGACAATGCCGCGGCCGGCGCCGGGTGAGCAACCACTTTACAAAGGCACCTTTGACTGTGCTGCGAAAACCATAAAGAACGAAGGTGTTCGCGGGCTCTACAAGGGCATGTCAGCTCCGTTAACGGGTgttgcacctatttttgcCATGTGCTTTGCGGGCTATGCGTTGGGAAAACGTTTACAGCAACGGGGGGAGGACGCAAGGCTCACCTACTCACAAATTTTTGTCGCCGGTTCGTTTTCGGGGCTCTTCTCCACGCTGATTATGGCACCGGGAGAGAGAATCAAAGTCCTGCTTCAAACGCAACAGGGGCAGGGTGGCCAGCGTAAATATAATGGAATGATCGATTGCGCTGCGAAGCTTTATAAGGAAGGAGGACTGCGCAGTGTCTTCAAGGGCAGCTGCGCCACCATGCTCAGGG ATGGATCCGATAATTAG
- the LOC108163084 gene encoding uncharacterized protein LOC108163084 isoform X2, producing MFINTGKASLVYAVRLPGSGIQNLKRYTAVQPFHTSSKIQNYAAAAALPLPINVDAAETTRFSPQRSRDITCTVMMAQAPISTIDITTDNSSSASLSGSGYQDPHVQSYDCFGSISLNSVMQSNVPTPFGGMHKFSHLNMPGGQWSQEYKFTSQNLHSSHYSSLRDIARADWGSYDQNATLGTSRVE from the exons ATGTTTATAAATACTGGCAAAGCTTCTTTGGTGTATGCAGTACGCTTACCTGGCAGCGGAATACAGAATTTAAAGAGATACACAG CCGTTCAACCTTTTCATACGAGCtctaaaatacaaaattatgccgccgctgctgctctccctctcccgatCAACGTGGATGCTGCTGAGACAACACGCTTCTCACCACAGCGCTCCAGAGACATCACTTGCACAGTAATGATGGCACAGGCGCCCATCTCAACCATCGACATTACCAcggataacagcagcagcgccagccTGTCCGGTTCAGGGTACCAGGATCCCCATGTCCAGTCGTACGACTGCTTCGGATCCATCAGCCTTAATTCGGTGATGCAGAGCAATGTTCCCACACCATTTGGAGGAATGCACAAGTTCTCGCATCTCAACATGCCTGGAGGGCAGTGGTCGCAGGAATATAAGTTTACATCGCAGAACCTCCATAGCTCCCATTACAGCTCTCTTCGTGATATCGCTCGTGCAGATTGGGGAAGCTACGATCAGAATGCAACCCTTGGAACCAGCAGAG TGGAATAA